The DNA segment TGCAACGTGGAGCTGCGTTTTGGCCGGCTGCACCTGCCGGCGTTCGACCTGCCGCAGGGCTTCGAGAGCGACGCCGCCTACCTTCGCGCGCTCTGCGAGGATCGGTTGCCGCGGCGCTACCCGGATCTGGACGCCGATCCGGAACGGCGCGCCGCCGTGCGGCAACGGCTTGACTACGAGCTCGACGTGATCGAGCGCATGGGCTACCCCAGCTACTTTCTCATCGTCGCGGACTTCGTCGACTACGCACGGTCGCGCGGCATCGCCGTGGGGCCAGGGCGCGGCTCGGCGGCGGGCAGCATCGTCGCGTACGTGCTCGGCATCACGGACATCGACCCGCTCAAGTACTCGCTGCTCTTCGAGCGGTTCCTCAATCCCGACCGCGTCACGATGCCGGACATCGACATCGACTTCGACTACGAGCGGCGCGACGAGGTCATTCGTTACGTGCAGGAGAAGTACGGCGAGGACCGGGTGGCGCAGATCATCACGTTCGGCACCATGGCGGCGCGGGCCGCGATCCGCGATGTCGGCCGCGTCCTCGGCTGGCCGTACGCGCGCGTCGACCAGATCGCGAAGCTCGTGCCGCAGGCGATCGACATGACGCTCGAGCGCGCGCTGGAGGAGAGCCCGGAACTGGCCCGCCTGTACCGCGAGGACCCGGAGGTGCGCCAGCTTCTCGAACTGGCCGCGCGCATCGAGGGCATGCCGCGCCACGCTTCCGTGCACGCGGCGGGCGTGGTGATCGGCTCGCAGCCGCTGTCGGAGCTGGTGCCGCTGGCGCGCGTCTCCGACGGCACCATCGTCACGCAGTTCACGATGGGCCCGCTCGAAGACCTGGGCCTCTTGAAGATGGACTTCCTCGGCCTGCGGACGCTCACCGTGATCGAGCGGACGGTGGAGCTCGTCCGGCGTCAGGGGCACGATCTCGACATCGACCGCATCCCGCTGGACGACGAGGCCACGTTCGCACTCCTCGGCCGCGGCGAGACGGAGGGCGTCTTCCAGATGGAGTCGCCCGGCATGCGGGACATGCTCCGGGAGATGCAGCCGTCGAGCCTTGAGGATCTCATCGCGGCCGTGGCGCTCTTCCGCCCCGGGCCGATGGAGAACATCCCGGCCTTCATCCGGAACAAGAGGGCGGGCCGCATCGACGTGCTCCACCCCAAGTTGGAGCCGATCCTCCGCAGCACGTACGGCATCCTCGTCTACCAAGAGCAGATCATCCAGATCGCGGCCACGATGGCGGGCTTCTCCCTGGCGCGCGCCGACGTGCTCCGCCGCGGCGTGTCCAAGAAGAAGAAGGAGATCATCGACGAGCTCCGCGCCGAGTTCGTCGAGGGCTGCGTGCGCCAGGGCCACAGCCGAGAGCTGGGCGAGCAGCTGTACGACCTCATCGAGCGGTTCGCGAACTACGGCTTCAACCGCGCGCACGCGGCGCCGTACGCCCTCCTGGCGTACCGGACGGCCTACCTCAAGGCGCACCACCCGGCGCCGTTCATGGCGGCCATGCTCAGCAGCGTGGCGGGCAACAGCGACAAGGTCGCGCAATACATCGCCGAGTGCCGGCGCCTCGGGCTGGAGGTGCTCCCGCCGGACGTCAACGAAAGCGAGGCGGACTTCACCGTCACGTCTCGCGGCATCCGCTTCGGGCTCGCGGCGGTGAAGAACGTCGGCCGCGGCGCCGTCGACGCCATCGTCGCGGCGCGGGGGGACGGCCCGTTCCGCTCGCTGTTCGACTTCGCCCGGCGCGTGGACGCGCGCCACTGCAACCGGCGCGTCCTCGAGAGCCTCATCAAGGCGGGCGCGTTCGACTCCATCGAGGAGAACCGGGCGCGCCTCCTCAAGGGGTTGGACGCCGCGCTGGCCGTCGCGCAGGAGCAGCAGCGCTGGGCGGCTGAGGGCCAGCTGTCGCTGTTCGCCGGCCTGGCCGAGGCCGGCCCGGCGGGCGGCGGGGCCGTGCCCGCCGGCGAGCCCCCCCTGCCGGAGGAGCCGGATCCCGGCCTGCGCCAGCGGCTCCTGTGGGAGAAGGAGGCGCTGGGCTTCTACGTCTCCGGCCATCCGCTGGCGTCGCTCGCCGGGCACTTGAGGCGGGTGGCCACGCCGATCCCGGACCTCAGGGAACTCGCGGACGGGTCGCCGGTCACCATCGGCGGCGCGATCGTGTCGACGCGCCGCACGCGCACGCGCCAGGGCGAGTGGATGGCGTTCTTCGTCGTCGAGGACCTGGCGGGATCCGTCGAGTGCGTCGCCTTCCCGCGCGTGTTCGCCGGGGCGGCGCGCGTCCTCGCCCCGGAGCAGATGGTGCTCGTGCGCGGCCGCGTCTCGTGGCGGGACGACGCCGTCAGCGTCGTCGCCGAGGCGGTCGAGCCGCTGGTCCCGGAGGGCGAGGACGGCGAGGCCGTCACGGAGGCCGCGATGGACACCGCTGCCGCCACCGAACCCGAGCCGTCCGGAACGGCGGGAGAGGAGGCGCCGGGCGACGGCACCGCCGCTTCCGGCACCGCCGCCTCCGTGTACCTGAAGGTGCAGCGCCTCGACGGCGGGACGCTGCGGCGCCTCCAGGACTTGCTGCGCCGTCACCCGGGGCCGGTGCCCGTGTACGTGTACGCGGCGGGAGAGCGCCGGCTCATCGCCGTCGATCGCGGGCTGTGGATCACCCCCGGGGAGGACTTCCGCCGGGAGGCGATCGCCGTCTTCGGTCCAGGCTCCGTTTCCGAAAGGGGGCAATAGCATGGCAGTCGAGGCTCGCGACGTGGAGGGACGGGACTTGCGCGAACACGTCATCGCCCTACTTGGGGAGCGCGGGGTCCGCCTGCGGGACATCGCGGAGATCGTGTACGCCATACAAAAGGACTACCACCCGGGGCTCACGGTGGACGGGTGCCTTGAGAGCGTGTACGAGGTCCTGCGCAAGCGCGAGGTCCAATACGCCCTTTTGACGGGCATCGCGCTCGACCAGCTGACCGAGCGCGGCCAGGTGCCGGAGCCGCTCGCCAGCATCCTCGTCGCCGACAGCCCCCTGTACGGCATCGACGAAGTGCTTGCGCTGGCGATCACGAACGTGTACGGTTCCATCGGCTTCACCAACTTCGGCTATCTCGACAAGCGCAAGATCGGCATCTTGTCCGAGCTGCACAACGCGGGCAAGGACGGCGGCCGCGTGAACACCTTCCTCGACGACCTGGTTGCAGGCGTGGCCGCGGCCGCCGCGTCGCGCCTCGCGCACCACCTGCACCACGCGGACGGCTGAAGCCCGCGGACCTGCATGGCGGAGCTCGCGTGTTCAGCGGACGGGCCCCGCGCCGGACCGCCGCCCGCGCCGGACCGCCGTCCGCACCGGCCGCGACCCGCTAAGGGGAGAAGGAGGATGACCGGTTGAAACGCGTCGTCAGCGTCAGCTTGGGGTCGTCGAAGCGCGACCACACGGCGCGTGTGACGCTGTTGGACGAGCCGTTCGAGCTCCGCCGCGTGGGCACTGACGGCAGCATGGAGCGGGCGGTCGAGCTTCTCCGCGAACTGGACGGGCATGTCGACGCCATCGGGCTCGGCGGGCTCGACGTGTACCTGTACATCGCCGGCGAGCAGTTCATCATCCAGGACGGCCTCCGGCTGATGCAGGCCGTGCAGAAGACGCCCGTCGTCGACGGCAGCCGCGTGAAGGACACCATGGAGCGGCGGGCGGTGCGCTGGCTGGCCGAACACGGGCCCGTGCCGCTGCGGGGGACGAGCGTGCTCATGGTCTCGTCCCTGGACCGCTTCGGCATGGCGGAGACGCTGGCGGAGGTGGGCGCGGACGTCGTCTACGGGGACCTCATGTTCGGCACGGGCGTGCCGTATCCCATCCGGACGCTGGACGAGCTCAAGGAACTCGCCCGCAAGATGGCCCGCGAGATCTGCAAGCTGCCCATCCACATGATCTACCCGGTCGGGGAGAAGCAAGAGCGCGAACCCGAAGAGCGATTCCCGGAATTCTTCCGGGAGGCGCAGGTGGTGGCCGGGGACTTCCACCTGATGCGGCGGTACATGCCGAAGGACATGACCGGCAAGCTCGTGCTCACCCAGACGACGACCGCGGAGGACCGCGAGTTCCTGCGGGCGCGCGGCGTGCGGTGGGTCGTCACCACGACCCCCATCCTCGACGGCCGTTCCTTCGGCACGAACCTCATCGAGGCGGCGCTCGTTGCCCTCTTGGGGAGGCGCCCCGAGGAGCTCACGGCCGACGACTTCAACCAGGTGCTGGACCGTATCGACTACCGCCCGACCGTGGTCGACCTGCAAGCGTAAGGAGGCAACGACGTGGCCACCGTACAAGAACTTCACGACGCCCTGCGGGACTTTGCCGAACGCTACGCGGCCGAGCCCCGCCTCAAGGTCATGAACCGCGACTGGGACCGCGTCATCCACGTCGCTCCGACGGATCTTGCCGGCGGCGACTTCACCCTGACCCTGAAGGACGGCGACCTGTCGCTGCAGAAAGGCGCGCCGGAACATGCGCACATGGTCGTGCGCGCGGACAGCGAGACGTTGACCGACCTCTTCTACGGC comes from the Clostridia bacterium genome and includes:
- a CDS encoding DNA polymerase III subunit alpha yields the protein MRPFVHLHLHSEYSLLDGAIRPRELAARVRELGQPAVALSDHGVLYGVVEFYKACKEAGVKPIIGLEAYLTPGDHRDRDRRPGELYHLLLLAENEEGYRNLMRLSSASFVDGFYYKPRIDKALLAKHREGLIATTACLGGEVPSLLLANRVDDARRALEEYLEIFGRDRLYVELQNQGLPEQRRVNPLLRQLARDYGLKVVACNDAHYLRREDALAHDVLLCIQTGKNLDDPDRLRFPNQEFYVKSGDEMAEMFADCPEALDATLEIAERCNVELRFGRLHLPAFDLPQGFESDAAYLRALCEDRLPRRYPDLDADPERRAAVRQRLDYELDVIERMGYPSYFLIVADFVDYARSRGIAVGPGRGSAAGSIVAYVLGITDIDPLKYSLLFERFLNPDRVTMPDIDIDFDYERRDEVIRYVQEKYGEDRVAQIITFGTMAARAAIRDVGRVLGWPYARVDQIAKLVPQAIDMTLERALEESPELARLYREDPEVRQLLELAARIEGMPRHASVHAAGVVIGSQPLSELVPLARVSDGTIVTQFTMGPLEDLGLLKMDFLGLRTLTVIERTVELVRRQGHDLDIDRIPLDDEATFALLGRGETEGVFQMESPGMRDMLREMQPSSLEDLIAAVALFRPGPMENIPAFIRNKRAGRIDVLHPKLEPILRSTYGILVYQEQIIQIAATMAGFSLARADVLRRGVSKKKKEIIDELRAEFVEGCVRQGHSRELGEQLYDLIERFANYGFNRAHAAPYALLAYRTAYLKAHHPAPFMAAMLSSVAGNSDKVAQYIAECRRLGLEVLPPDVNESEADFTVTSRGIRFGLAAVKNVGRGAVDAIVAARGDGPFRSLFDFARRVDARHCNRRVLESLIKAGAFDSIEENRARLLKGLDAALAVAQEQQRWAAEGQLSLFAGLAEAGPAGGGAVPAGEPPLPEEPDPGLRQRLLWEKEALGFYVSGHPLASLAGHLRRVATPIPDLRELADGSPVTIGGAIVSTRRTRTRQGEWMAFFVVEDLAGSVECVAFPRVFAGAARVLAPEQMVLVRGRVSWRDDAVSVVAEAVEPLVPEGEDGEAVTEAAMDTAAATEPEPSGTAGEEAPGDGTAASGTAASVYLKVQRLDGGTLRRLQDLLRRHPGPVPVYVYAAGERRLIAVDRGLWITPGEDFRREAIAVFGPGSVSERGQ
- a CDS encoding phosphatidylglycerophosphatase A, encoding MAVEARDVEGRDLREHVIALLGERGVRLRDIAEIVYAIQKDYHPGLTVDGCLESVYEVLRKREVQYALLTGIALDQLTERGQVPEPLASILVADSPLYGIDEVLALAITNVYGSIGFTNFGYLDKRKIGILSELHNAGKDGGRVNTFLDDLVAGVAAAAASRLAHHLHHADG
- a CDS encoding quinate 5-dehydrogenase, which codes for MKRVVSVSLGSSKRDHTARVTLLDEPFELRRVGTDGSMERAVELLRELDGHVDAIGLGGLDVYLYIAGEQFIIQDGLRLMQAVQKTPVVDGSRVKDTMERRAVRWLAEHGPVPLRGTSVLMVSSLDRFGMAETLAEVGADVVYGDLMFGTGVPYPIRTLDELKELARKMAREICKLPIHMIYPVGEKQEREPEERFPEFFREAQVVAGDFHLMRRYMPKDMTGKLVLTQTTTAEDREFLRARGVRWVVTTTPILDGRSFGTNLIEAALVALLGRRPEELTADDFNQVLDRIDYRPTVVDLQA
- a CDS encoding SCP2 sterol-binding domain-containing protein, translated to MATVQELHDALRDFAERYAAEPRLKVMNRDWDRVIHVAPTDLAGGDFTLTLKDGDLSLQKGAPEHAHMVVRADSETLTDLFYGDISPTEPYMDGRLRIEASEEDTMRLDVITLMIWGE